The following coding sequences lie in one Deltaproteobacteria bacterium genomic window:
- a CDS encoding antitoxin family protein: MPPIEAHYENGVLRPSAPLALRPGERVAVVVMRHPDPSRWDMARLAADDDDDEALASAGLADWADALDREDRG, translated from the coding sequence ATGCCTCCGATCGAAGCGCACTACGAAAACGGCGTGCTTCGCCCGTCCGCGCCTCTCGCCTTGCGGCCAGGGGAGCGTGTGGCGGTCGTCGTGATGAGGCACCCCGACCCGAGCCGTTGGGATATGGCGCGCCTCGCCGCGGACGACGACGATGATGAGGCGCTCGCCAGCGCCGGGCTCGCGGACTGGGCCGACGCGCTCGACCGCGAGGACCGAGGGTGA
- a CDS encoding transposase, translated as MHRTLKRETARPPSSNHAAQQRRFDAFRRRFNDERPHEALGDATPGSI; from the coding sequence ATGCACCGCACGCTGAAGCGCGAGACGGCGCGTCCGCCCTCGTCGAACCACGCCGCGCAGCAGCGTCGCTTCGACGCGTTCCGACGTCGCTTCAACGACGAGCGTCCGCACGAGGCCCTCGGCGACGCGACGCCCGGCTCGATCTGA
- a CDS encoding helix-turn-helix domain containing protein has product MNERRRFLADHASGHGTMVELCKRYGISRKTGYALVRRFALEGESAIEERSRAPKSCPHRTPDELEAMIVAERKARRWGARKLLRVLSDRHPSIVWPARSTVDGVLLRNGLVEPRRRRTRWDHPGSGPARASEPNEVRTTDFKGQFRTCDGVYCNPLTIVDLHSRYLLRVTGVPNVRTEGAKPVFERLFDRSACRLRFARTTARRSPRPESTACASSTRGGCGWASRISASNQGVRNKTARTNACTAR; this is encoded by the coding sequence ATGAACGAGCGCCGGCGATTCCTGGCCGACCACGCGTCGGGCCACGGGACGATGGTCGAGCTGTGCAAGCGCTACGGCATCAGTCGGAAGACTGGGTACGCGCTCGTGCGCCGCTTTGCTTTGGAGGGGGAGTCCGCGATCGAAGAGCGGAGTCGGGCACCGAAGAGCTGTCCGCACCGCACGCCCGACGAGCTCGAGGCGATGATCGTGGCGGAGCGCAAGGCGAGGCGCTGGGGCGCGCGGAAGCTCTTGCGTGTGCTGTCCGATCGGCACCCGAGCATCGTATGGCCGGCGCGCAGCACTGTCGACGGGGTTCTGCTGCGCAACGGACTCGTGGAGCCTCGGCGTCGTCGCACGCGGTGGGACCATCCGGGCAGCGGCCCGGCGCGCGCGAGCGAACCCAACGAGGTGCGGACGACGGACTTCAAGGGCCAGTTCCGCACGTGCGACGGCGTGTACTGCAACCCGCTGACGATCGTCGACCTGCACAGCCGGTACTTGCTGCGCGTCACCGGAGTTCCGAACGTGCGCACAGAGGGCGCGAAGCCGGTCTTCGAGCGGCTTTTCGACAGGTCGGCCTGCCGTCTGCGATTCGCTCGGACAACGGCCCGCCGTTCGCCTCGACCGGAATCCACGGCTTGTGCGAGCTCAACACGTGGTGGATGCGGATGGGCATCTCGCATCAGCGCATCCAACCAGGGAGTCCGCAACAAAACGGCGCGCACGAACGCATGCACCGCACGCTGA
- a CDS encoding S9 family peptidase, whose amino-acid sequence MFVAVGCVAEHERSPESTAPAGADGAESPASVTVGNPRSDLIPRAVLFGNPERSAAQLSPDGKWVSWLAPREGVLNVWVAPAGDLTKAKPVTAAKKQPVLESEWAFDGKHLLYWQDEAGDENFHVYRVAVETGEVVDLTPIDEVSAGQLWLSHRKPNMILVELNDRDKSMFDVHAIDLATGERRLVARNDQEFSHWVFDHDLKLRFGQKMTHDGALVWMVKHGSGWRHYDETPFGDSSSFLGFDARGSAFYTLDDRGRDTAALFVVDAKTRKKRLVHADARADLGGWHQNWIGPSVLVHPTEMRVQAIVVDYDKPRWVVLDPRVAKDFDALAELDDGVPRITSRTLDDETWIVAFDGDVRSRRYYRWDRRTQKGELLFVERPELDRQPLVPMHPVTIESRDGLRLVSYLTLPKHADRDGDGTAELRVPMVLLPHGGPWYRDRWGFDRLHQLFANRGYAVLSVNFRGSNGFGKAFTNAGDKQWGKKMHDDLLDAVKWAVDQGVAEKDKVCISGYSYGGYATLIGLTLTPDVFACGVDIVGPSNLVTEFESLPPYWREAAITFLNRVGDWSTPEGTQALLDVSPLTHVATITKPLLIGHGANDTRAKRSESDQIVAAMKAKHIPVGYIVFTDEGHFFNRPENNRAFFALAEAFLSVHIGGWYQPIDAAEIAASSMVVEAGREWLPGLPDQSK is encoded by the coding sequence ATGTTCGTCGCCGTCGGCTGCGTCGCCGAACACGAGCGCTCGCCTGAGTCGACCGCCCCCGCGGGAGCGGACGGAGCCGAGTCGCCGGCATCCGTCACCGTGGGTAACCCGCGCAGCGACCTCATCCCCCGAGCGGTGCTGTTCGGCAATCCCGAGCGCAGCGCGGCGCAGCTGAGCCCGGACGGCAAGTGGGTCTCCTGGCTCGCGCCGCGCGAGGGCGTGCTCAACGTGTGGGTCGCACCTGCCGGCGACCTCACGAAGGCGAAGCCGGTCACCGCCGCGAAGAAACAACCGGTCCTCGAATCGGAGTGGGCGTTCGACGGCAAGCACCTGCTGTACTGGCAAGACGAGGCCGGCGACGAGAACTTCCACGTCTACCGCGTCGCGGTAGAGACCGGTGAAGTCGTGGACCTGACTCCGATCGACGAGGTGAGCGCCGGGCAACTATGGCTCTCGCACCGCAAGCCGAACATGATCTTGGTCGAGCTCAACGACCGGGACAAGTCGATGTTCGACGTCCATGCGATCGACCTCGCGACGGGCGAAAGGCGGCTCGTAGCACGCAACGACCAGGAGTTCTCCCACTGGGTCTTCGACCACGACCTGAAGCTACGCTTCGGCCAGAAGATGACGCACGACGGCGCGCTGGTGTGGATGGTGAAACACGGCAGCGGCTGGCGGCACTATGACGAGACCCCGTTCGGAGACAGCAGCAGCTTCCTCGGCTTCGACGCCAGGGGTAGCGCCTTCTACACGTTGGACGACCGTGGGCGGGACACCGCGGCGCTGTTCGTGGTCGACGCCAAGACCAGGAAAAAGCGGCTCGTCCACGCGGACGCCCGAGCCGACCTCGGCGGCTGGCACCAAAACTGGATCGGCCCGAGCGTGCTGGTGCACCCCACCGAGATGAGGGTTCAGGCGATTGTGGTCGACTACGACAAGCCGCGGTGGGTCGTCCTCGACCCGCGCGTGGCGAAAGACTTCGATGCGCTCGCCGAGCTCGACGACGGCGTGCCCCGCATCACCTCGCGCACGCTCGACGACGAGACCTGGATCGTCGCCTTCGACGGCGACGTGCGGTCTCGGAGGTACTACCGCTGGGATCGGCGGACGCAAAAGGGCGAGCTGTTGTTCGTCGAACGACCCGAGCTCGACCGGCAGCCGCTCGTGCCGATGCACCCGGTGACGATCGAGTCGCGCGACGGGCTCCGGCTCGTGAGCTACTTGACCCTGCCGAAGCACGCGGACCGCGACGGCGATGGAACCGCCGAACTGCGCGTGCCGATGGTGCTGCTACCCCACGGCGGCCCGTGGTACCGCGATCGCTGGGGCTTCGACCGCCTCCACCAGCTCTTCGCCAACCGCGGGTACGCGGTGCTCTCGGTCAACTTCCGCGGCTCCAACGGCTTCGGCAAGGCGTTCACCAACGCGGGCGACAAGCAGTGGGGCAAGAAGATGCACGACGATCTGCTCGACGCTGTGAAGTGGGCGGTCGATCAAGGCGTCGCCGAGAAGGACAAGGTCTGCATCTCTGGCTACAGCTACGGCGGGTACGCGACGCTCATCGGTCTGACGCTCACCCCCGACGTGTTCGCCTGCGGTGTCGACATCGTCGGGCCTTCGAACCTCGTGACCGAGTTCGAGAGCCTCCCGCCGTACTGGCGGGAGGCCGCGATCACCTTCCTCAACAGGGTCGGGGACTGGAGCACGCCCGAGGGCACGCAGGCGCTCCTCGACGTCTCGCCGCTCACGCACGTCGCAACGATCACCAAGCCGCTCCTCATCGGCCACGGCGCCAACGACACGCGAGCGAAGAGATCCGAATCCGATCAGATCGTCGCCGCGATGAAAGCCAAGCACATCCCGGTCGGGTACATTGTGTTTACCGACGAGGGCCACTTCTTCAACCGCCCCGAGAACAACCGGGCGTTCTTTGCGCTGGCCGAGGCCTTCCTATCCGTCCATATCGGCGGCTGGTACCAGCCGATCGATGCCGCCGAGATCGCCGCATCGTCGATGGTGGTCGAGGCCGGAAGAGAGTGGCTACCAGGGTTGCCGGACCAGAGCAAGTGA
- a CDS encoding DUF3626 domain-containing protein, with the protein MPLSPALRSAIEHVAAQGGARRAEAVAQQDHIRRMCDISADDLRDALLSITQNARVALHFHPDRPDATGRTVAQALLRDGVYRSQFETGLSNGGLSAHPGGSRDRCEQSLFGRAYHASDTTNAERPKYGALSLLHHADGPSPRFGSCYFVLAAAVGRRCTFTYLDSHEGAVERGTLEEFDDVFAAVLRSAFYHGIGLGESDLTVPGLVHRLRCDLSAPLCDLAHLPIARNLNHYVEAQVHGDVVLHQDVDALVADPSFRESETGRNLTDLCRRNDVALHWDPGFLLTSDKVLRDFRGPTMPSLAERIARAGTIDASTIGAAVTDLRANPGKWSDRGSPDDVLQELELLWHVLLKYGTQPAEELHQKK; encoded by the coding sequence ATGCCTCTGTCACCAGCCCTGCGAAGCGCCATCGAGCACGTCGCAGCGCAAGGCGGAGCACGCCGAGCCGAAGCCGTGGCGCAGCAGGATCACATCCGGCGCATGTGCGACATCTCGGCCGATGACCTCCGCGACGCGCTGCTCAGCATCACGCAGAACGCGCGGGTTGCTCTTCACTTCCATCCCGACCGTCCCGACGCCACAGGGCGAACGGTCGCCCAAGCGTTGCTGCGGGATGGCGTCTATCGCAGTCAGTTCGAAACGGGTCTATCGAACGGCGGGCTATCCGCCCACCCCGGCGGATCGCGGGATCGGTGCGAGCAGAGCCTCTTCGGTCGCGCCTACCATGCATCCGACACGACCAATGCCGAGCGACCGAAGTACGGCGCGCTCAGTCTCTTGCACCACGCGGATGGCCCGTCACCCCGGTTCGGCTCCTGCTACTTCGTGCTCGCTGCTGCTGTAGGACGGCGCTGCACGTTCACCTATCTGGATTCTCACGAAGGTGCAGTCGAGAGGGGGACCCTCGAGGAATTCGACGATGTATTTGCAGCGGTGCTGCGCAGTGCATTCTACCACGGCATTGGTCTGGGCGAGTCTGACCTGACTGTGCCGGGCCTGGTCCATCGCCTGCGATGCGACCTGTCGGCGCCTCTTTGCGATCTTGCGCATCTCCCCATCGCCAGGAACCTGAATCACTACGTCGAGGCTCAGGTCCACGGCGATGTGGTGCTGCATCAAGACGTCGACGCCCTCGTTGCCGACCCTTCGTTTCGAGAATCGGAAACAGGTCGCAACCTCACCGACCTCTGCAGGCGCAATGATGTGGCACTTCACTGGGACCCGGGATTCCTGCTAACCTCCGACAAGGTTCTTCGTGACTTTCGAGGCCCAACAATGCCTTCCCTCGCAGAACGAATCGCGCGAGCCGGCACCATCGACGCGAGTACGATCGGTGCTGCGGTCACCGACCTTCGAGCCAACCCCGGCAAGTGGAGTGATCGCGGGAGCCCCGACGACGTGTTGCAGGAACTGGAGCTACTCTGGCACGTGCTGCTGAAGTACGGCACGCAGCCCGCGGAGGAGCTTCACCAGAAGAAGTAG
- a CDS encoding helix-turn-helix domain-containing protein: protein MREAVGKTQADVGEASRIDQGDISRLETRGTLDECQVETLRRYVVALGGELELVAVFGDKKIILTGSSARDVDPPSNKPLQRTGPRASARGSRR from the coding sequence GTGCGCGAGGCGGTGGGGAAGACACAAGCCGATGTCGGGGAGGCCTCACGGATCGACCAAGGCGACATCTCTCGGCTCGAGACACGCGGCACCCTAGACGAGTGCCAGGTCGAAACGCTACGCAGGTACGTGGTCGCACTCGGAGGCGAGCTCGAGCTCGTCGCGGTGTTCGGCGACAAGAAGATCATTCTCACTGGCTCCTCCGCGCGCGACGTTGATCCGCCGTCCAACAAGCCCTTGCAACGGACGGGTCCACGAGCTAGCGCTCGTGGCTCCCGCCGCTGA
- a CDS encoding DUF4262 domain-containing protein codes for MDAAEKKALEDIERFGCHVIHVLPEGDLPGFSYSVGVQKSVGAPEVIVLGLGREIAHSIVNEYNTRVRGGERFLPGRFYDGFLEGFEVTFERVHRGHYREHLGWDLWLHKGDAFDALQLVYPTTSGVWPWDPVEPNLFRARQPLLTASGGREAG; via the coding sequence ATGGATGCCGCGGAGAAGAAGGCGCTCGAGGATATTGAACGCTTCGGTTGTCACGTGATCCACGTGCTACCGGAGGGCGACTTGCCGGGGTTCTCGTACTCGGTCGGCGTCCAGAAATCCGTGGGAGCGCCGGAAGTGATCGTCCTGGGGCTGGGCCGCGAGATAGCCCACTCCATCGTCAACGAGTACAACACCCGGGTCAGGGGAGGTGAGCGCTTCTTGCCGGGTCGGTTCTACGACGGATTTCTCGAGGGCTTTGAGGTGACCTTCGAGCGCGTCCATCGTGGGCACTACCGCGAGCACTTGGGCTGGGACCTGTGGTTGCACAAAGGGGACGCGTTCGATGCACTTCAGCTGGTCTACCCGACGACATCGGGAGTCTGGCCATGGGATCCGGTTGAGCCGAACTTGTTCCGCGCCAGGCAACCACTCCTAACCGCGAGCGGCGGTCGAGAGGCCGGCTAA
- a CDS encoding BrnT family toxin: MSFEEAARLFTSGVDDLEIFDDGHSDEEERFIAIGPIKRGVVLVISTDVGDDFLRIISARLATKRERAAYESFAKETR, translated from the coding sequence ATCTCGTTCGAGGAGGCCGCCAGGCTGTTCACGTCAGGCGTCGACGACCTCGAGATCTTCGACGACGGCCACTCCGACGAGGAGGAGCGGTTCATCGCGATCGGCCCGATCAAGCGCGGGGTTGTGCTCGTCATCTCCACGGATGTCGGCGATGACTTCCTCCGCATCATCAGCGCGCGCTTGGCGACCAAACGCGAGCGCGCGGCGTACGAGTCCTTCGCCAAGGAGACGCGATGA
- a CDS encoding helix-turn-helix domain-containing protein, translated as MTEIPELTDEQLARAMPARVRRRLIAGKFETGEDIAALRRFVGLTQTRFAAAVGISVHTLRNWEQGRRQPEGPAIALLRIAARNPRIIRENLNSAA; from the coding sequence ATGACCGAGATCCCAGAACTAACCGACGAACAGCTCGCCCGCGCCATGCCGGCACGGGTGCGGCGGCGCCTGATCGCTGGAAAGTTCGAGACCGGAGAGGACATCGCCGCTCTGCGGCGCTTCGTCGGGCTGACGCAGACGCGGTTCGCTGCTGCCGTCGGCATCAGCGTGCACACGCTCCGCAATTGGGAACAGGGGCGCCGGCAGCCGGAGGGTCCTGCGATTGCACTCCTACGCATCGCCGCGCGGAACCCACGAATCATCCGCGAGAATCTCAACTCTGCGGCGTAG